DNA from Plasmodium cynomolgi strain B DNA, chromosome 12, whole genome shotgun sequence:
TGACTGGAGCGGCTACCTCTTCACCTGTATCATTTGCTacttctttgtttttcttcttgtaaTCATCATTACTTGGATCTGATAGTTTGGTCCGATTAacattttcgtaaaatttatcactcgtttttttttcctttccatatTCTTTATCGTCATATGAAGGTATGTCCCTTTCTGTGCGCTCCCTGGGAGTGTATTCTCCCCTCGCAGTGAAGTTCCTTCCGTTTACGTCGTAGTGGTTATATAGACTACCTCTGTTTCGTTCTTTCTCCTCATCATGTAGTAGTGGCATTCCACTATTTGTGTAATTCTTGTTGTTATGATCAGACTCGAATGGGAATTTACTTGCAGCAGTGGCACCATTTGGTTGGTCATAtccataataattttttttccgatcATATTCTTTATGTCCATTTTTactgtccattttgtttgtttcttccAATTGTCGTTCCTCTTCTAGCTTTTTCTTCTGTGCAGCTagcatgattatttttttcctttttctttcttttataattttgttcaaatcGTTTGGTTTGTTCGGATCATAATCTTCATTCGCGTTTGCGATGAAGTATTTTTCGTACAGCTCGGTTTGGAAGTATTCAGTAGGAAGGGTTGTAGGTTCCCCTGCACCTGCGTTGTTTCTACCACTGCTGTGGTCTTGTaactttcccttttttatgttaatttcgatgtttttaattttttccacttttgcaGGAATTACCTGACCGTTCAGATGATTTGTGGAGGTATTTTGTTCAGGTCGATTATTACTGCGTTGAATTTTGTGTAGTCTGtcactgattttttttaagtcatcCTGTACTGATTTGtttatgttaattattttttcaatgtgTGTGTCGTCCTTCCCCCCCGTTTTCTCCCCATTGGgagtattttttcccccgtgtGAGGTAACCCTCTCTTCATTACGTCCTACATCAAGATCGGTGTATATGTCACTGTCACAGCTATCTTCACCTGCGCTGATATGGTTATGCTTGCGATATTTCTTGGCCTCATCTTTCCTGTCATTTTGGTCACTATCCATTtctttattcacattttttatgtttgcaattttcttttggATAATGGCTGGCGTGatgagaaatttatttatttcaatatagttgttcttttttgcttcactggAGCTACTTTTGTCGTTATTTTTCCCAACTTGGTTGCTGTTATTTGATACTGGGGGGGGTAAATCACCATATAGGctatccattttgttgccgttaaaaaagaaaaaaaaaaaatggataaaaatgggggaaaattacaaaaagcCGGGCGAATTTTTGTCCCTGCCTATTGGAAGGAATATCATttgggaggaagaagcaggagaACACTCGAATGGTCATTCGCCCAGGGTACGAACGGAAAGGCGGCATGGGCACGGACCCATGTTATGGGATGAAAAGCTTTTGGAACAAAACATACATATCCACAAGCATGCGCATAAGTGGCGTACGCGTAAATGAAAAAGTTGTATGTCCCTTGGAGCTGGTCATGTCATGTCctgtgtctttttttttttttccctcccccggTGTCGACGCGAAAAATATTCCTTACGCGCTACGCCAAGCGGGGTTACTCATTCGTATGCCTCATTATGAATAATTCCCGcatgtaaataattatgaattcgtatgtgaatatatatgcCTTC
Protein-coding regions in this window:
- a CDS encoding RNA binding protein (putative); this encodes MDSLYGDLPPPVSNNSNQVGKNNDKSSSSEAKKNNYIEINKFLITPAIIQKKIANIKNVNKEMDSDQNDRKDEAKKYRKHNHISAGEDSCDSDIYTDLDVIPAKVEKIKNIEINIKKGKLQDHSSGRNNAGAGEPTTLPTEYFQTELYEKYFIANANEDYDPNKPNDLNKIIKERKRKKIIMLAAQKKKLEEERQLEETNKMDSKNGHKEYDRKKNYYGYDQPNGATAASKFPFESDHNNKNYTNSGMPLLHDEEKERNRGSLYNHYDVNGRNFTARGEYTPRERTERDIPSYDDKEYGKEKKTSDKFYENVNRTKLSDPSNDDYKKKNKEVANDTGEEVAAPVKKDFATRMMEKMGWKKGEGLGKDKQGITAPLILQKVDKRSGVIVQAPDILKKHKSGDGQGDNNDDGNSFSKSNANLGHSNHALSNNTSRIIRLSNLVTKDEVDDTLKEEIEEEASKFGNLLNINIAIDKNLTDAHAVKIFCEYESNDQAQNALNTFKGRTFAGRKVEAIFATEEEYLSCGKDP